The Mangrovimonas cancribranchiae nucleotide sequence GCTTATTTGCATACCTATGCATTCTCGATAAAATTAAGGAACTGAAAGCAATTATTCCTAAAAGGTTACCAGTTCTCTTGTAAACCATTTTCTAAAGCTTTATTGTAGACTTCTAAATTAAAGCAGTATAAATCGGGGGCTTTATGTGCGCCACCTTTTCTAGTTTCCTCAAGTTTGGTTAAGATGCCGTAACGTTTCATTTTCCTAAAAAAGTTACCTCGGTTTAATTTTTTTCCTAGAATAGCTTCATACAGTTTTTGAAGTTCTGGCATGGTAAATTTTTCAGGGAGTAGGTTAAGACCTATAGGTTTATAATTTAAGTCTCTTCTAAGTTGTGCAAGCGCTTCTTGAAAGATTTGATTGTGATCCATCATAAGTGTTGGAGTTTTTGAAACGTCTATCCACTTTGAGCTATGAGAAAACTCATCGTTCCTTACGGTTACTGATGTATAATCTATTAAGGCGTAGTACCCAACTGAAATAAAACGTTGTTTAAGCCAAAAAGAATCATCAAATTCCTTAAAAAAACCTTCACTTCTATGAAATTTACCAAAGGTTTTAAACTGATTTAAAAAAATGTCTCTTACACCTGTTCGTTCTTGCAGTATTCTATGAGCTGCATCATCCATATTTTCCACTTTTTTGATATAACCTCCAGGAAGCGACCATGTGTTTTCGCGAATAAGCTCTAGAAGTAAAATTTTAAGGGAGTTATTATGGAAACCAAAAACAACACAATCAATAGATATATGAGGCAGACATTCTTTATGAAGTGTCTCCGACCATTTAAGAATAGTTTTACTTAATAAATCTTTCATAATAGTGTTCTTTGGTTCAAAAATACGTTTTCGTTTACTATTAGTCTATAAATTGTATACGTTTTGTTTTTTTCTTGTTTTCAGAAGTAAGAACTATAAAAAAATAACTTAGAAGCCTTTTGAAGTAAACGGCGCATAATATTAATATATGGTAAAATATAACCAGTAATATTTGTAAATCATCATTTTTGTTTACGTAAAATTAGTAAAAAATTAATGATTCATTTTGAAGCAATGAAAAAAAATTGTATCATTGCTTCAAAATGAAACGATAAAAAGTATTTACGAAAACGATATCACTTAGAAGTAACCAATTAATTTAAATTGACGATGAAATTTAAACATTTATCAATCTATAGTTCTAACATTGCAGATGAACATCCATATATGATTGCTGAAATTAATAAAGTTGTAGAAGCCATACCATCAATATGGTAAAAGGAGTAGACCAATTGAAATATTGGGATTATAATCCTTTTAAGGAAATGCAATTATAGGAGTAATCTTACTTTTTAATATCCTTAATAACGTATTTAAAGCGCAGAAAAAACTGCTTAATAGATTTCTATAAATAGAAGTCCTAACTAACCTATACTTAAACTCAAACATATTAAAATGAAAACAAATAACGTGAAACATAGGATAGGAGTATTACTTTTAATACTTATTTTACCTCTTTCTGTGTCGGCACAGATAGACAGTCTTACCGTTACAAAAAACCGAGACTCAGTAGCGGTTAAGAAGGCTGCTTCAAAGACGGAAGAAAGTGACAGAAATGTAATGCTTAATGCCGCCAACAATTCGGGTCCAAGAGATGTAAACATTGGTTTGCCTGCAACGGTTGGGGGAATTACCATTCTTGAGAATGATTTGCCTGTTGTGTATTATTTTTGGCCAGAGTTGCCTAACAAAACCTGGAGACAAAGTGTTTCTTTGAAAAATACAGGGCTTTTAAAAATGGAAGACCTCGCCAATTCTATGGGAGATCTTGGTTTTGCAGTAAACTCATACACACAAAACGGAACCAAAGATTTTCACGTAAAAGGTAATTTATCCGGAAGTCATTTTGGATGGTTCAAAGGAGATTTGAATGTTTCTGGACCTATGACTAAAAACGGATGGACGTATTCGGCAGGAGCTTTTGTAAACTTCGATCCTTCAACTTATGACCTTGGTTTTAATGATTATGTAGACCAAACAAAAGTGTTTAGAGCAGGAGTTACTAAGTATTTTAAAGATGATAAAGGGGAAATCAACATCTTTTATAAATATGCAGACTCTTATGTAAATACTAACTATGCTGTTTTTGAATACGGTCCAAATGGAGAAGCATCAGAAATTGATGGTTTCGAAATTGGTAGAGATTCATATTTCTTAAGAAGTGGAAATGTGAGGTTTCAAGATATTGTTTCTGGTGATTATTATTACGGTGCTTTTGATGGCGATGATAATACCAACACTTCGCACAACATAGATGTATTTGGTAACTATAAAATGGATAACGGATGGAATTTTAAATATTCTACGCGTTTGCATTTGGCTAACTCTAATTCGCTATACGGAGTTCCATTGAGTATTTTTAGTGTTGACGCAGCCGATGGTTATACCATTCAAAGCACAGGAGAAGCGTATACCGGAAATGTTGGTACGCAGTTAGCCCTAAACTCGCGCGATATTCCTACAACTACAATTATGGGAAGATTTTCTATCAACAAGCAAATCAAAAACCACAATATTACTTTCGGAATTTTAGAGCAATACTACAATGTAGATAAATACAACTCTAACAGATCATTGTATTTTCAAACTGTGGAAGATCAGCCGCAATTGTTAGTTGGTTCTGCTACAGATGAGTATGGTTTCTACGGTTACAACAGCAGTGCTGAATATTTCAACGGATCTGAAAACAAATTATCGGTATACGGTTCAGACGACTGGAAGGTTTCTGATAAATTCAACGTAAAATACGGATTAATGTTAAGATCTCATTTAGTAAACGGAGATTATTCACAAACGCCTCGTTCTGTAGGTTTTACTTTAGCAGATGCTGAATTAACAGATATAGATCACAGTTTCTTTCACATTGCAGGAAACATCAACGCTAACTATAACATTACCAAAAATTTTGGAGTGTTGGCTAACTTCTTGTACACAGAAGAAAATGGTAAGTTAGAAAGCTATTCTTCTCCAATTTCACCAAGTGTTGTAAAAAGTAGAAGTCCGTTAGCGGGAGCAGGTGTTTTCTGGAATACTAAATATTTCAGCTTAGTATCACAAGCAACGTATTTAACTAAAAACAACTATTTAACAAGATACAACTTAGTTAATCCGGCAAACGATACAGAAACGCAACAAACTACGATTTTCTATGATATTCAAACGTTGGGTTGGACTACCGACATGATGATTACGCCGTTCAAAGGGTTTAACTTACACTATTTAATTACATTACAAGATCCTGTTTATAAAGACTTTACGTTCGATGCTTTTGGTCAAAATTATGACTATAGCGATAAAACGGTATTAGAAATTTCTAAAGTTTTAATGGAAATAGATCCTAGTTATACAATAGATAAATGGAGATTTTGGGCAAGTTTTAGATACTTCAGTGAGCAATATGCAAACATTAACAATGCCTTGTATTTTGCGCCACGTTGGGAAAACTTCGGAGGAATCAATTATCAATACAATAATCACGTAAGTTTTGGTGCTACTGTGGTTAACTTCTTAAACCAAACAGGAGCTAAAGGAACCATCAACGGTGCTGAGTTGATCAACGATGCAAGTCAGTATTACGGAAGATTATTAACAGGGTCTTACATCAGACCATTCACCGTACAACTTTCGGCAAATTTCAATTTCTAAGATAGAATGAAAGTTTTATGAAGTATAAATGAGTTTTGGCAATCCCGATGTAACGTCGGTATTGCTAATGCTTGTTCGAATCAGAGAGTCATCATCTAGATTTCTGATTTTTCTTAAAAAGATACAGGTATGAAAAAAAGTATTGTTACAGGATTTTGTTTGCTATTGGGAAGCGCTACACTTTTTGCTCAAGATGCAGATATTAAAACTGTAAAAAGTAAATCCGGAATGGAGTGATTTTAGACGAAAGAACTCAAAAATATAAAATGAACTAATGATGAAAAATATTGCACAAAAATGGGGTGTGTTACTATGCTTTTTAGTAGTAAGGCTTTCAGCAATCGCGCAAGATCAAACTATCAAACTGTATGATGGAGTAGCACCAGGTTCTGAAGAATGGAACTGGAAAGAAAGTGAAATGTATTCAGATCTATTCGGAACAGAAGTGGTATATAATGTTACTTCTCCTGAATTATTAGTATTTAAACCCGAAGACGGAAAAGCCAATGGAACAGCAATGATCATTGCTCCAGGTGGAGGTTTTCAAAGTTTATCTATCAATAGAGAAGGTACTTTAGTAGCTAAAGAACTGGCAGCTAAAGGCATAACTGCTTTTGTGTTGAAATACCGTTTAATGGAAACGGAAACCAACGATCCAGCTCGAGAAATGATGGAAAAACTAAAAGATCGTGATCAGTTTTACAAAAGTTCAGCAGCAGTCCAAGAATTGGCGGGTAACGATATCAGAACAGCGATTACTTACATTCGTCAACATGCAACTGATTTTAAGGTAGATGCTGATAAAGTAGGTGTAATTGGGTTTTCAGCCGGTGCAACCGTAATTATGCATAGTGTTTTGAAAAGTGAAGATGAAATCACACAACCAAACTTTGCTGCTTCCATATATGGCGGTCCAACAGATGAATTGATGGCGCAGAAATTGCCGGAAAACAAATTACCATTATTCATTTGTGCTGCCACAGACGATCAATTAGGCTTGGCTCCAAAGAGTATTGCTTTGTACAACAAATGGTTCAAAGCAGGTTATCCGGTAGAATTACACATGTATGCAAATGGTGGTCACGGTTTCGGAATGGGAACGCAAGCGCTTCCAGTAGATACTTGGTATAAGAGATTAGAGGATTGGTTAAAGCAATTCAAATATTTATAAATCACAAATAACAAATAGAACAAGATGAGAAATTATATTATGAAGCTAGGAGTTGGTGTATTGGTAGCTGTAGGTGGTTTGCAGTTGGCAACAGCCCAAAAAGCTCCACAGTATGGGAAAGCTTCCATAGATGAGTTGATCC carries:
- a CDS encoding NrtR DNA-binding winged helix domain-containing protein, with the translated sequence MKDLLSKTILKWSETLHKECLPHISIDCVVFGFHNNSLKILLLELIRENTWSLPGGYIKKVENMDDAAHRILQERTGVRDIFLNQFKTFGKFHRSEGFFKEFDDSFWLKQRFISVGYYALIDYTSVTVRNDEFSHSSKWIDVSKTPTLMMDHNQIFQEALAQLRRDLNYKPIGLNLLPEKFTMPELQKLYEAILGKKLNRGNFFRKMKRYGILTKLEETRKGGAHKAPDLYCFNLEVYNKALENGLQENW
- a CDS encoding TonB-dependent receptor, producing the protein MKTNNVKHRIGVLLLILILPLSVSAQIDSLTVTKNRDSVAVKKAASKTEESDRNVMLNAANNSGPRDVNIGLPATVGGITILENDLPVVYYFWPELPNKTWRQSVSLKNTGLLKMEDLANSMGDLGFAVNSYTQNGTKDFHVKGNLSGSHFGWFKGDLNVSGPMTKNGWTYSAGAFVNFDPSTYDLGFNDYVDQTKVFRAGVTKYFKDDKGEINIFYKYADSYVNTNYAVFEYGPNGEASEIDGFEIGRDSYFLRSGNVRFQDIVSGDYYYGAFDGDDNTNTSHNIDVFGNYKMDNGWNFKYSTRLHLANSNSLYGVPLSIFSVDAADGYTIQSTGEAYTGNVGTQLALNSRDIPTTTIMGRFSINKQIKNHNITFGILEQYYNVDKYNSNRSLYFQTVEDQPQLLVGSATDEYGFYGYNSSAEYFNGSENKLSVYGSDDWKVSDKFNVKYGLMLRSHLVNGDYSQTPRSVGFTLADAELTDIDHSFFHIAGNINANYNITKNFGVLANFLYTEENGKLESYSSPISPSVVKSRSPLAGAGVFWNTKYFSLVSQATYLTKNNYLTRYNLVNPANDTETQQTTIFYDIQTLGWTTDMMITPFKGFNLHYLITLQDPVYKDFTFDAFGQNYDYSDKTVLEISKVLMEIDPSYTIDKWRFWASFRYFSEQYANINNALYFAPRWENFGGINYQYNNHVSFGATVVNFLNQTGAKGTINGAELINDASQYYGRLLTGSYIRPFTVQLSANFNF
- a CDS encoding alpha/beta hydrolase: MMKNIAQKWGVLLCFLVVRLSAIAQDQTIKLYDGVAPGSEEWNWKESEMYSDLFGTEVVYNVTSPELLVFKPEDGKANGTAMIIAPGGGFQSLSINREGTLVAKELAAKGITAFVLKYRLMETETNDPAREMMEKLKDRDQFYKSSAAVQELAGNDIRTAITYIRQHATDFKVDADKVGVIGFSAGATVIMHSVLKSEDEITQPNFAASIYGGPTDELMAQKLPENKLPLFICAATDDQLGLAPKSIALYNKWFKAGYPVELHMYANGGHGFGMGTQALPVDTWYKRLEDWLKQFKYL